The DNA window CGTGTCCACTTTTTCAAGTTGTCGTGAAAAGTACGCAAGATTCGGATGAACCATATTTTTGAGGGAGCCCCCGGAGCGGAGCCGAGGGCGTAGCGGTGGGGGCGGCGGGCGGGACGCACCGGGGCCGACTTGTAGGGCCGGAAAACTACCCTATTGAGCCCTGCAGAATGAAAACCAACCATTCGCCCTGAGGTATCGAATGGCGAGCATTGGCAGCAATGGTCGATTGCGGGTTCGTACTTCGATACCTCCGCACGAACGAAGCCAACAGCTTGCCCTGGATCAAGCAGCGGGCTCATTTGCGGCGAGGCCCGGCGTTACAGGAACCCGTTCATCCGCCACCAGCGGATCGTCTTGCGAATGCCGCGGTCGAGCGGGGTGAAGGCGATGGGGCCGAGATCGTCGAGCAGGGTCTTCACGTCGTAGACGTTCGAAGCGTAGAACATCTCGACCCGCGCCCGGGTGAACAGCGGCGGGGTGCGGATCCCCAGCAGCGTCCAGAGGGCTTCCAGCGCCAGTCCGAGCGGCATGAGGAGCCGTTTCGGCAGCAGGCGCGGCGCGGGCATTCCGAGATGCCGGCACCAGCGTTCCCAGTAGTCGCGCATGGTCGGCACCTCGGGGTTGCCGGCGTTGTAAACGGCCACCCCGGACGCCTGGTTTTCGGCGATCCGCAGGATGATCCGGGCGAGGTCCTCGACGAAGATGGTCTGGAAGAGGTTGCCGTCCCGCCCGGGCATCGCGGGGGTTCCGGCGAGCACGGTCTTGCAGTATTCCCAGGGGCCGGCGTGGAACTCGCGCGGGCCGTAGACCCAGACCGGGCGCACGACGGTCAGCCCGACCCGCCGGTTCTCGGCCCTCCGGATCAGCAGCTGCTCGGCGATGCATTTCGAGACGCGGTACGAGTTCATCGCCGAGGGGAACACCGTTTCCAGCGGGTACATCAGCCGGGGGCGCCGGGGCGCATCGACGGGCTTTGGGCGATCGCAATCCTCTTCGCCGAGGACGGCGTTGGTGCTGAGATGGATCATGCGGGCCCCGGGCGGCAGGGCTTCCAATACCGCGAGGCTCCCCTCGACATTGGCGCGGTGGAACTCGCGATACTCGCCCCAATCGGCCGCCAGCGCCGCGGCATGGACGACCAGGTCC is part of the Candidatus Ozemobacteraceae bacterium genome and encodes:
- a CDS encoding NAD(P)-dependent oxidoreductase, which codes for MNILITGASGFIGSHLVKVFSKRHRVTAFLRPTSNTRFIDRYGPRIVRGELSDGEALAAALTGQDLVVHAAALAADWGEYREFHRANVEGSLAVLEALPPGARMIHLSTNAVLGEEDCDRPKPVDAPRRPRLMYPLETVFPSAMNSYRVSKCIAEQLLIRRAENRRVGLTVVRPVWVYGPREFHAGPWEYCKTVLAGTPAMPGRDGNLFQTIFVEDLARIILRIAENQASGVAVYNAGNPEVPTMRDYWERWCRHLGMPAPRLLPKRLLMPLGLALEALWTLLGIRTPPLFTRARVEMFYASNVYDVKTLLDDLGPIAFTPLDRGIRKTIRWWRMNGFL